Sequence from the Bacteroidia bacterium genome:
AGCATCAATGCTTAGGCTTTAGAATTTAATTCCGATTACCAGTACGTCATCTGTTTGTTCATTTTCGCCACGCCAGTGCCGTAATTCGGCATCTACCAGCAGGCGTTGATGCTCGGTATCTTTTTCGTAAATTTCTTGTAATAGCTGATAAAATCTTCGAGACTGGAACTTTTTGTTGATTTCTTCGCCAAATTGGTCTGGAAATCCGTCTGTAAATATGTAAAAAGTATCCCCAGGTTCTATATCAATTTGGTGCAGGGTAAAGTTTCTGACTTCTTCCAATTGTTCTCCTCCTACGGAAAATTTATCACCTTTGTATTCAACAACTTCACCGTTTCGTATCATAACTAACGGTCGGTTAGCTCCGGAAAACATTATTCGGTGGCGTTTTGTATCTATTTGTAGCACCGAAATATCCATTCCGTCTCTGGCATTTGCGTCATCTTCTTGTTTAAGCGCGACTCTCACCCGCAAGTGGAGTTGGTCTAAGATTTCATTGGGTCTAAAAACCCCATCTAATTCAACAATTTGCTGAAGTAATGTATTGGCCATCACAGACATAAAGGCTCCGGGTATTCCGTGCCCGGTGCAGTCAGCCGCAACTAAAACAGCTTTGCTCAGACGCTGTGTAAACCAATAAAAATCACCACTAACAACATCTTTGGGGCGGAAATAGACAAAAGACGTAGGAAATGCAGCCAGAATATCTCTGGTTTTAGGTAAAAATGCATCTTGGATTCTTTTGGCATAGGTGATACTTTCCATAATATCCCGATTTTTCTGCATGATTACATCTCGCTGACGCTCAATTTCTTCTTTCTGGAATACAATTTCATTTGTGCGTTCCTGAACAAGTTGCTCTATCTCGGCATAGATACGGGCATTTTGTAACGCCACTGCGGCATGGGCAGACAAGGTAGATAGTAAATCTAAGCTGTATGGAGAAAAGGCACTTGTGCGGGATTTGTTTTCTAAATACAACATTCCCATAAAACGGCCTTGATACACTAAGGGAGTGCATAAAATCGAACGGCATTGATTCCGCTGGATATACGGATGGTTAGCAAAGAAGCCGTAGTTCATGGCATCATCGAGAATAATATTTTCTCGAGATTGCCGTGCAAAATTGACAATAGTGGCACTAATAGGAGCATCTTCGGTGATTTCTATGCTCTCAATAATTGATTCATGGGAGCTCGCATAATGAATAGCTTCGATGAATAGTGGGCCGGTTTCGGTTCTTTCTAATACTAAATATCCAACTTCGGCATCTGCATTATCCATCACGATACGCATTAATTTGTTCATCAGCTTATCTAACCGAATTTCACCGGTTAATGACATGGAGGCTCGGTGAATCTCCATATACATTTTATGTTTTTCTCGAAGTTGTTTTCGCTGTCTATACTTAGTAACAGCGTCTTCTACTGTCCGATATAAATGCTCCTTATCCCATGGCTTTGTTAATACAGTATGTAGCTGACCCAGTGCGACCAAATTAATAATTGAGTCAATATCGGCTTGGCCGGTGAGCATCATAATTAAGGTATCCGGAAATTTTAGGAGAATTTTTTTTATTAATACTTCTACTCTCTCTGTGCCCAGATTATTGTCTGCAATTACAAGGCTTAATTCTTGCTTTCTCTCATAAAGTTCTTGGATAATATCAAGTGCTTCTTCTGAATTTTCAGCAAGTTCTACTTGATATTCAGAGAAAGAGTGGGAAACTTCCTCTCCAAGGGCTTTTAAGATAATTAACTCATCTTCGATACATAAAATAGCGGGTCTAACAATCATTTATTTGGATTAAGGTTGAACACAGAATAACTGTAAACTAATATTATCAACACCACCGGAATCTAAGGCAAGTTCAGTCAGTAATGTTGCTTTCTGTTGTAATGTTAAGTATTTTACTGACAGCACATTGGATATTTCACTATCAGTGACCATTGTAGTTAGGCCATCTGTACAAAGTAATAAAATATACTCAGGCAATAGTAGGATTGGTTCAGGTGCTAATTCGGGGTCATTTTTTGTACCTCCGATTGCCTTTAAAATTATATTTCTTTTGGGGTGGTTTTCGGCTTCAGCCTCCGTAATAGTTCCGGCATCTACAAGCATTTGAACAAAAGAATGGTCTTTTGTTAATCTATGGAGTATCTCATTATTAAATAGATATATTCTGCTATCTCCGATATGGCCATAGTAAAGTGTCGTTTCTCTGACTAAGGCCACTACGGCGGTAGTACCCATTCCGCCTAAGTCTGGGTTCTCGGCTACTTTAGCGCAGATTTCTTGGTGGGCATTTTGCAGCGCAATATGGATACCCTCTACGGGATTTTCAAAATATTCTGATGACAGTGTTTTGGCGATAGCTCTCACAGAAGTACTTGCGGCTAAATCTCCACGTGCATGCCCGCC
This genomic interval carries:
- a CDS encoding Stp1/IreP family PP2C-type Ser/Thr phosphatase; the encoded protein is MRHKPEFASCTDKGKVRAINEDVCGYFQTLNGFLLIVCDGMGGHARGDLAASTSVRAIAKTLSSEYFENPVEGIHIALQNAHQEICAKVAENPDLGGMGTTAVVALVRETTLYYGHIGDSRIYLFNNEILHRLTKDHSFVQMLVDAGTITEAEAENHPKRNIILKAIGGTKNDPELAPEPILLLPEYILLLCTDGLTTMVTDSEISNVLSVKYLTLQQKATLLTELALDSGGVDNISLQLFCVQP
- a CDS encoding SpoIIE family protein phosphatase; its protein translation is MIVRPAILCIEDELIILKALGEEVSHSFSEYQVELAENSEEALDIIQELYERKQELSLVIADNNLGTERVEVLIKKILLKFPDTLIMMLTGQADIDSIINLVALGQLHTVLTKPWDKEHLYRTVEDAVTKYRQRKQLREKHKMYMEIHRASMSLTGEIRLDKLMNKLMRIVMDNADAEVGYLVLERTETGPLFIEAIHYASSHESIIESIEITEDAPISATIVNFARQSRENIILDDAMNYGFFANHPYIQRNQCRSILCTPLVYQGRFMGMLYLENKSRTSAFSPYSLDLLSTLSAHAAVALQNARIYAEIEQLVQERTNEIVFQKEEIERQRDVIMQKNRDIMESITYAKRIQDAFLPKTRDILAAFPTSFVYFRPKDVVSGDFYWFTQRLSKAVLVAADCTGHGIPGAFMSVMANTLLQQIVELDGVFRPNEILDQLHLRVRVALKQEDDANARDGMDISVLQIDTKRHRIMFSGANRPLVMIRNGEVVEYKGDKFSVGGEQLEEVRNFTLHQIDIEPGDTFYIFTDGFPDQFGEEINKKFQSRRFYQLLQEIYEKDTEHQRLLVDAELRHWRGENEQTDDVLVIGIKF